The DNA sequence TGCTTGTCGCCTATCCCGTCGCTTTCGGGCCGGTCATCGGGCTGGGCAACCGGATCCGCAAACGCTCAAAGCAGGCCCAGAAACAGGTCGGGCAGGTGACCTCGCTTCTGTCGGAAGGCTTTCAGTCGGCCCGTGTGGTGAAGGCCTATGGCCTGGAGCCGTATCAGAAATCCCGCGCCCGGCAGGGCTTTGTCGAACGGTCGAAACTGTTCCTGAAAGTGCTGACCGACCGGGCCGCCGTGGACCCGATCCTGGAGGTTGCCGGCGGCGCGGCGCTGGCGGGCATTCTCGGCTTTGCCGCCTGGCGCATGTCGCAGGGCGCGATGACGCTGGGGGATCTGCTCGGCTTCATCGCGGCGCTGGGAATCGTCTCGCCGGAGCTGCGCGCGCTGGGCACGCTGAACGCCGTGGCGCAGGAAGGCGGGGCCGCCGCCGACCGTGTGTTCGAGATTGTCGATGCGACGACGCATATCGCCGACGCGCCGGATGCCGAGCGGCTGGGCCGGGTCAGCGGGCAGGTGGAATTCGATTCCGTCACCTTTGCCTATCCGGACGGCACGCGCGCGCTCAGTGGCCTGTCCTTCAAGGCCGCGCCGGGCGAGACCGTGGCGATTGTCGGCCCGTCGGGCGCGGGCAAGTCGACCGTCTTCAATCTGCTGATGCGCCTCTATGATGCCGAGACCGGCAGTGTGCGTATTGACGGGCATGATGTGCGCCGGGTGATCGGGGACACGCTGCGGGCGAATATCGGCCTGGTGGCGCAGGATTCGGCCCTGTTTGATGACACGATCCACAACAATATCGCCCTCGGCCGGCTGGGCGCGACCAATGCCGAGATCGAGGCAGCGGCCAAGGCGGCCAATGCGCATGACTTCATCACCGCCATGCCGGAAGGCTATCAGTCGCCGGCCGGCGAGATGGGCCGCAATCTGTCCGGCGGCCAGCGCCAGCGCGTGGCCCTGGCCAGGGCGATCCTGCGTGGCGCGCCGATCCTCCTGCTGGACGAAGCGACCTCCGCGCTGGACGCGGAGAGCGAGGCCAAGGTGCAGGCGGCGCTGGCAGAGTTCTCGCGCGGGCGCACCACGCTCATCATCGCACACCGCCTGTCCACCGTCCGGGCCGCAGACCGCATCATCGTGATGGAAGACGGCCGCGCGGTGGAAGAAGGCACGCATGACGCGCTGATGGCCTCCAGCGGCGCCTACAAGCGCCTCGTCGAGCTTCAGCTGAGCTGAGACCCTCACCTCCCATTGCTGACGCAATGGGTCCCCCCGCTCCCAGAGGGAGAGGGGGTGCGACGCGGAGCACGGGGTAAATCCCGGCCCTTCCAGCACATGCGACGCCTGTGAGGGCGCTTGGGGTGGGGGCTGAGTTTTCAACAGTGAACTGCGCGGTCAGGTGTCCGGCGGGGGCAGCGGGCGCCGCGTGATGATGTGCGGGGCGCTCGCGCTGCAGTGCTGAGGCAGCGCGGCAATTTGCAGGAGGTCCCGGCTTTCGCCGGGATGTGGGGGCTCGGGGCCGGTGAGGGCGGCCTGGTAGGCTTTGGAGGGGGTGAAGCTGAGCGGGTCTGGCGTCAGGGCTTCGGGCGGCTTCTCGATCCAGTTCAGTTCGACATTGCCATGCCGGTCAATGAGGACGCTGAAGATGACGCCCTTGCCCCGGACTGCGCGCACATAGAGGCGCAGTGCCACGACCTGCAGCCAGATCCAGAACCGGTAGGGCTCCAGATCCCGGTGCGCCAGGGCAACAGGGGCAAACAGCGTGTCCATGCGTGACAGCCTGCCACACGTCAGGGCCCTGCCGGATAGCGGCCAAGGAAAAACCCCTGACCTGCGAGGCAGATCAGGGGTTTTCGGTGTTCAGGGCCGGGGAAAGGCCGGAAGATGTCCCGCAGATCAGCTCAGCGACTTCTCGATTTCGCGGGCCGCGGCTTCGAACTGGTCGACAGCGGTGTCTTCTGCCAGCAGCCGCTTGGCGGCGGCAGTGGCGGCGTCGGCAGCGGCACGGCGGACCTCATCGGTTGCCTCGGCTTCGGCGCGCGCGATGCGGGCTTCGGCCTGTGCTTCGCGGCGGGCGAGGCGTTCGGCAATATCCTTGCGGGCCTCTTCCATGATGCGTTTGGCGTCTTCCTTGGCCTGGGCGATCATCGCTTCGGCTTCCTTGTCGGCATCCTGCTGGCGGCGCTCAGCCAGAGCGAGGGCTTCAGCCGCCTGCTCGCGAAGGTTCTGGGCTTCGTCCAGTTCGTTGCGGATGTCGTCAGCGCGCTTGTCGAGGCCGCTGGTGATGGCCTTGAAGGCGCCCATGCGCCAGGCGATCAGCAGGAAGACGGCAAGCGCCAGGAAGGCGGTGTGCGTGACCGGATCGGTCAGCGAGTACATCAGGCCGCCGATGAAGCCGCCGCCATGCGAGTCGGACGCCGCCATGGCAGGCGATGCGGTCAGCGCAGCGAAGGTGAGGGCAGGGGCAAGACGAAGGGTCATCTGCATGTCTCTTAGTTGAGGGCCGCCGAAACGGCTTTCTTCAGGGCTGCCGCAGACGGCTTGAGGCCAAACCGGGCGGTCATGGCTTCGGCCGTATCGACCGCAATCTGTTCGACATTCTGCATGGCCGTGGCGCGCAGGGCGGAAATCCGCTCCTCGGCTGCGTCCAGCTTCTTTTCGATCTCGGCATCGACGCGGGCCGTTTCGGCCGTCATCTCTGCTTCGACCTTCGCGCTGGCCTTGGCCGCCGTTTCACGGGCTTTCGCCTTGGCCTGGGCAATGCGCAATTCCAGCGCCTGCTGGGCCTCGGTGGCCTGCTCGTTCAGCTTGGCTGCCTGGTCGAGATCCGATGCGATGCGGTCAGACCGCTTTTCGATCGTGTCCGACATTTTCGGCAGGATGAAGCGCGACAGGGAGAAGTACAGCGTCCCGAACAGGATCGCGAGCCAGAACAGCTGGCCCGGCATGTGCCATGCCTCGAAAGGCGGGAAAGGCGGCGGCGCGTCATCCGGCAGGTGATGGGCGGTTTCCGCGAGCAGCGCGAGCAGCATGTCAGTACCTCAGGTGCAACATCAGGCAGGAACGGGCCGGCGGCATGAAAACCCCCGGCCCGGTCTTGGGGTAGTGTCGGGTCTTAGACCACGAACAGGATCAGGACGGCCACCAGGAAGGACAGAATGCCGAGGGCTTCTGCGAGGGCCATACCGATGAAGAGGTTGCCGGTCTGCTGCGGAGCAGCGGACGGGTTGCGCATGGCAGCGTCGAGGAACGAGCTGAAGATGTTGCCCACACCGATTGCGGCACCGATCATGCCGAGGGTTGCGAGGCCAGCGCCTACATATTTCAGACCGAGAGCGATATCGCCTTCCATGGGTAATCTCCTGTTTGGAATGCAAGGGTTTCAGTATTTTGCGGCCCGTGAAGCGTGTTCGTTAGGCTGCGTCAAGTTTTTTAGTCCGTGCCGCAGCACGCACTGGCGAATGGGGTCCTTAGTGTGACGGGTGAAGCGCGTCGTTCAGGTAAACACAGGTCAGGATTGCGAACACATAGGCCTGCAGGCCGGCAACCAGCAATTCCAGGGCGTTCAGCGCGACGCCCATGCCGAAGGCCAGAAGGCCGACAACACCCATGAAGACCGCGCCGGACAGGGCCGCGCCGATCAGCTGGGCTGCAAAGGTTGCAAACAGTTTCAGCATGATGTGGCCGGCCAGCATGTTGGCGAACAGACGCAGCGCCAGCGTGACCGGACGGGCCAGGAAGGAAATGACCTCGATCGGCACGAGGATGAGATAGATCAGGAAGGGGGCGCCGGACGGGGCGAACAGCTTGAAGAAGCTGAGGCCGTTTTTCCAGATGCCGAAGCCGATGACGATGGAAATGACGAGCAGGGCCAAGGCGCCGGTGACGACCAGATGGCTGGTCGTGGTGAAGGCGTAGGGCACCATGCCGATCATGTTCGCAAAGAACACGAAGAAGAAGAGCGTGAAGACAAAGGGGAAGAAGCGCAAGCCTTCCTCACCGGCTGTCGAGCGGACCATGTCGGCCACGAAACCATAACCGATCTCGGCCATGGACTGGACGCGGCCCGGCACCAGCGCCTTTTTCGAGGCGGCATAACCGAAGAAGGCGATGCACAGCACGACACCCAGCAGCATGAAGCCCGAAGCGTTCGTGAAGGAAATGTCCACGCCGCCAATGCTCAGGTCCAGCCATTTGCTGACCTGGAACTGGTGGATCGGATCAATCGCGGTGTTTTGCAGAGCGAAGTTCATTCGTTCCCGGTCCCGTCTGTTGGAGCCTCCGGCTCCTGTAAGTGTCCTTGCGCCCGGGCGTTCAGTTCCCGATAGGCGCGCATCATCGCTCGAATACCTGCCGCAAAGCCGAGTGTCCCGACAATCAGCAGGCCCCAGGGCTTTGTTCCTGCGAAGGCGTCAATCCAGTAGCCGATCAGGCCGCCGACAAAGACACAGGCGACGAATTCCGCGCCATATCGCAGGGCGTAGGCCCCGGCCGAAAGGCTTCCATCATCGGGTTCGAGCTTGCGTTTGGCTGCCTCTTTGGCCGCTCGGGCCGCCTGAGCCTGGGCGATGCGTTCACCGAGGTCGTTCGGGCCTTCACTGGACATGATGTGACAAGCTTCGCGCGTGCGAATCCCTTCTGATGGGGTGCCCCCCGGATTTCGGCGCAAACTATGTATTGGGCGCAGGCAAGTCAACCGCGATTGCAGAAAGCTAGACGCCTGATTTTATTGGGTTTCTATTGCGGAGGTGTGCGCTACTCCGCCGCAACGAGCTCTTCGGCCGCCTGCAGGTCCACCGAAACCAGCTTGGAAACGCCCTTTTCGCGCATCGTGACGCCGAAAAGGCGGTCCATCCGGCTCATCGTGACCGGATTGTGCGTGATCACGACGAAGCGCGTATCTGTGCGCTGGCGCATCTCGTTCAGCATGTTGCAGAAGCGGTCCACATTGGCGTCGTCCAGCGGGGCATCCACCTCGTCCAGCACACAGATCGGCGCCGGGCGGGACAGGAAGACCGCGAAGATCAGCGCGGCTGCCGTAAGGGCCTGCTCACCGCCGGACATCAGGTTCAGCGTGCCGAGCTTCTTGCCCGGGGGCTGGGCCATGATTTCGAGGCCCGCCTGCAACGGATCATCCGCATCGACCAGGCGCAGTTCGGCCTGTCCGCCGCGGAACAGGGCCGTGAACAGCGCCTTGAAATGCTCGTTCACGGTTTCGAAGGCAGCCAGCAGGCGCTCGCGTCCTTCGGCATTCAGCGCATCCACGCCCTGGCGCAGCTTGGCAATGGCGGCGACGAGGTCTTCCTTCTCGGTGACCTGGGCGCCGAGGCGTTCTTCCAGTTCTGCCGCTTCTTCCTCGGCATTCATGTTCACGCCGCCCAACTGGTCCCGGGTGCGGCGCAACTCGTCGGCCTTGCGTTCGGCGTCGCGGGGCGTGAACTCCCCCATTTCCGCGTCTTCGAGGCCGGCTTCGGCAATCGCGAGCAGGCCTTCCGGCGTGCGCTGGAAATTGTTGCGGGCGATCTCGACCGATTCTTCGAGGCGGCCTTCGGCGTTTTCGAGCTTCACTTTCCAGCCGGCCAGGTTTTCGCGCGCTTCGGCGGCAGCATTGGCGGCGGCCCGGGCGGCCTGTTCGGCGGCGCGGATGGCGGCTTCCTTCTCGGCCAGCTGGTCGGCAACGCGCTGGCGTTCGGCCTCGAGGGCTTCGACCTCGTTGCGGCGGGCTTCGATCTGGGTGGCAAGTTCTTCCGGGCGGGCCCGGGCGGCAAGGGCCTCGGCGGCCGCCGACTTGCGGCGCTCGATCAGGCGCGCCACGCGCTCCTCGGTGGCGGCAATCCGGCCGGTCCAGGTCTTGATGTCCCGTTCCAGCCCGTCGCGGCGGGCCGCAGCCTGTTCGCGGCCACGGGTGATGTCGGTCAGGCGGCCACGGGCCTCGATCTCTTCGGTGCGGGCTTCGGCCACCATGGTGCGCGCTTCGGCCAGGCGGGTCTCCAGCGCGCTCTCATCCTCGGCCGGGCCATCCGGCGCGATCATGGCGAGGGTCTCGTTGACAATGGCCAGGTCGGCTTCGGCGCGGGTCAGCGCTTCGCCGCTCGTGTCCCGTTTCATCGCGGCGCGTTCGGAGGCCTGCGATTCCTGCGACACGCGGTTGCGGGACTCGCTCAGCGCCCGCTGGGCCGGGGCAATGGCCTGACGCAGGTCGCGCAGGCGGATCTCTGCGGCCTGACGCGCCTCGCGGGCGGCGATCAGGTCTGCCTCGCGGGCCTCGAAGGCCTGGCTGAGCGGGCCAAGTTCGGCCTCGGCGGCTTCCAGGCGGGCCTGCTGTTCGAGCCGTGCGGCGGCGCTGACGGGCGCGTCCGGCGTGCGGATATAGCCATCCCAGCGCCAGAGATGCCCCTCGACGGAGACCAGGCGCTGGCCGGGTTTCAGGGCGGCCATCAGGCGTTCGCCATCGGCCGGCGCAACCACGCCGCACTGGGCAAGGCGAGCGGCCAGTTCGCCGGGAGCCTCGGTGAAATCGGTCAGCGGGCGGGCCCCGTCCGGCAGGCTCTGGGCCGCCAGCGCGGCGCCACCCCAGAACATGGCGGCAGAGCGGTCCGTCGGCGCCTCGATATCGTCGCCGAGGGCCGCGGCAATGGCTTTCTCATAGCCGTCCTGCGTGCGGATGCGTTCGACCACAGGCGGGGCCTTCGGGCCTTCCGCCTTGCGGAGCAGTTTGTGCAGGCCGGCAATCTCGGCCTCGAGCGCGCGGACATCCTGCTGGGCAGCGTCGCGCGGGGCCTGCGCAGCGGTTTCAGCGTTGCGTGTTTCGGCCAGGTTCGCTTCAGCGGCCTCGACGGCCTGTTCAGCCTGGTGCAGAGCGGTTTCAGCCTGTTCCTCGGCGGTCTTGGCGTCCTTCAGCCGGGTCACCAGCGTCACGACATCCTCGATCCGGGACATCTCGCCCCTGAGCCGGTCGATCTCGGCGGTCAGCTGGGCCTGGCGGCGGCGCTGGGCGGCAGCATTCTCTTCCGATGCCCGGCGCTGGGCACGCACCTGGGACAGGCGCTCCTGTGCCTCGTCGGCGGCCTTTTCGGCGGCGGCCAGCCGCGTGCGGGCATCTTCCAGCGCCTTGCGGGTTTCGGCCTCGATCTCTTCATTGCGGGCCTCGTCCAGGACCGGCAGCGAGGAGAGTTCGAATTTGGCGTGCGCCAGCGCGTCCTCGGCTTCCAGTTTCTGGGCCTGCTCGCGCTCGATGTCTTCCATCAGGCGGGTGGCTTCCGCGTCGAGCCGCTGGTGCGTGTCGGCGGCCACCTTGCGTTCGGTCTCCATCTGCGCCAGCGCGATGCGGGCCTGGCCCAGCTTGGCGGCGGCGACGCTTTCGGCTTCGCGCAGCGGGTTCAGGCCGTCGCTGGCCTCGATGCGTTCGCGCTCGCGGACAGCGTCCTCGCGGGTTTTCTCCTCGACGGCGCGACGGGCCTCGTCCAGCTGGGTGCGGGCCGTGTCGCAGGCGAGTTTGGCCTCATGCCAGCGCAGATGCGCGATCAGGGCGTCGAGGGCGTGGATCTCTTCCGACAGGCGCTTGTAGCGGCGGGCCTTGGCGGCCTGGCGCTTGAGGCTGGCGAGCTGGCGCTCGACCTCGGCGGAAACTTCCGACAGGCGCTCCAGATTGGTCTCGGCCCCGTTCAGCTTCAGTTCGGCCTCATGACGGCGGGAGTTCAGGCCGGCAATGCCGGCGGCCTCTTCGAGGATGCGGCGGCGGTTCTGGGGCTTGGAGCCGATCAGTTCGGAGATCTGGCCCTGACGCACCAGCGCCGGAGAGTTCGCCCCGGTGGAGGCATCCGCGAACAGGAGCTGGATGTCCTTGCCGCGCACGGTGCGCCCGTTCAGCTTGTAGGTGGAGCCCGCGCCGCGCTTCAGGCGGCGGATGATTTCCAGCGTGTCGGAGGCGTTGAATTCCGGCGGCGCGGTGCGTTTGGAATTGTCCAGCACCAGGGTGACTTCCGCCGTCTCGCGCGCCGGGCGGCCATCGGCGCCGGAGAAGATCAGGTCATCCATCTCGCCGCCGCGCATGGCCCGGGCGGAGCTGGCGCCCATGGCCCAGCGCAGGGCTTCGAGCAGGTTGGACTTGCCGCAGCCATTCGGGCCGACAATCCCTGTCAGCCCTGGCTGGATCGGCACATCCTGAGGGTCCACGAAGGACTTGAAGCCAGCGATACGGAGTTCGGTTATCTGCATACTGGCGTCCCCATCCTCCTACTCGTCGGCAGTTGCGCCCGCCGCTTCAAGGGCAGCGTCCAGCGCGGCCTTGACCTTTTCGGCAGAATTCATGTTGGCGAATTGCTGAGTCTCGCCATTGATCACGAAGGTCGGCGTGCCGGTGACGCCATAGGCCTCGGCGGTCTGGTAGATGTCGGCCATCTGTTCGCGCAGGCCGCGATTGTTCATGCAGGCATCGAACTGTTCCTCGGTCTCGATGCCGTGACGCTGGCCGATGGTCTGCAGCATGGCCTTGAGCACGCCGTTCTGGGCGGATTCGATGATGCCGGACTGGTATTCGAACAGCTCGTCGAGCACGTCGAAATACTTGTCTTCTCCGGCGCACATGGCGACCAGATAGGCCGGCACGTCCGGTCCGTGCAGCGGATATTCGCGGAAGATCAGCTTCACCTTGCCGGTGTCGATATAGTCGGACTGGACCACCGGGCTGATCTCGTCATGCCAGTATTTGCAGGCCGGGCAGGTGGGCGAGGCATATTCGATCAGCGTGACCGGCGCGTCGGCATTTCCCTTCACATGGCCCAGCTCGCTGCTGGCCGCCACCGTGACATCGCTGGCCGCAGCGGTGTCGGTTCCGGACTCGCCGCAGGCTGCCAGGGCAAGGGCCGAGATTGCGGCAAGCGCGGTGCGTCGTGAGAAGAAATTCATGGTCATAACCTTCGCGTTAAGGATTGAGTCGGTTAGGTTGCCAATTGGTTAACTGCAACCATGGGTTCTGTTAACTATTCTGCCGGATCAGCAGGCATTTCGGAAAGCGCCGCCAGCTGCGCGTCGAGATAGGCGGCGAACGCATCGGCGGACTCGAAGTCCTTATCGACATATTTCTCCTCGCCATTGACGATCAGGGTCGGCGTGCCGCGCAATTCGTAGAGGTCGGCGGTTTCCTGCACTTCGATCATGTCCAGCCGGATATTCATGTTCTCATAGCAGGCATCGAACTGGGCAGGCGTTCGGATGCCGAATTCCGCACCGATATCCAGGAAGGTGTCGAGCACGGTGCCGGCCTGCGCGGTTTTGATGATCTCCGGTTGCCGTTCGAAAATCGCATCCGTGATCGCGAAGAACTTGTCTTCCCCCTTGCACCGGGCCATCGAGATGAGGGCCGTATCGACGTCATTGCGCAGTGCTTCGCGGAAGATGAAGCGCACCTTGCCGGTCTCGATATAGTCCTGCTCGACGCGCGGCATGATCTTGTCATGGAAGTATTTGCATCCGCCGCAGGTGACCGATCCGTATTCGATCAGGGTGATCGGGGCATCCTCGGATCCCTTCGAATGCCCGATAGACAGATCGTCTGCCAGGGCAGGCAGGGCGAGTATTGCGGCCGGGACAAGGGCGGTGAGAAGGGATTTCAGCATGTCGGGGCTCCTTGCAGGCAGCGCGGGATCTAGAACGGCAAATCGCCGTCGGTTCCGGATTTGGCGGCGGGCGGCGCATCATCCGCGGTTAGCATGGCCTCTCCCAGCGCAACAATTGCAGCCCGCAGCTTGTCGTCTGCGATGTTTGCGGCGGAGGCCTCCAGCTCCCGGCGCTCGGCCGGGGTCAGCGGCCGGGCCTTGCGGCGCATCGGTTTGGCGGGCTCCGCGCCCAGCGCGCCCTGCTTGATCCTGATCGCCGTGATGTCACCCCCGGCAGAGACCGATACGCGCTGGCGCAGGGTTTCGGACTGGTGCTGGACCATCGGGGCCGCCTGCGGCACGACCAGAAGGGTCAGCACCCGGCCATCCTTGCCGCCGCTGAGGCGTTCCGGGCGGCAGTATTTGTAGAGTTGCTCGCCGGCAATTTCCCGCCAGCGCTGGCGCAGCACCTGAATGGGCGGCAGTTTCTTCGCGCCGGATTTGCGACCGACCCGTTCGGCGGACAGGCCGATCTGGCGCATGCCGGGATGGGCGCGCGTCGCCCGCTGATAGCGCAGGCGAATCCGCGCGCGGGCTTCCTCGATGGGATCAAGACTTGATCTCGTGACCATTCGCACGAGATTGCACGGCTTTCGGGCGAGGAAAAGGCATGGCGCCGGCAAAGCACAGAGATTTGATGAGCCTGCCGGGCAAGTTGCTGCCCTGGTTCGGACGGCATGCCCGTGACCTGCCTTGGCGGACGCTGCCATCTGACCGGGCGGCCGGACGGCGGCCGGATCCCTATCGCGTCTGGCTGTGTGAGATCATGATGCAACAGACGACCATCCCGCATGGCACGCCTTACTTCCATGCCTTCACGCAGCGCTGGCCGACGGTCGAATCGCTCGCAGGGGCGCGGGATGAGGAGGTGATGAGCGCCTGGGCCGGGCTCGGATACTATGCGCGGGCCCGCAATCTGCTGAAATGTGCGCGTGAGGTGGCGGCCCGCGGCGGCTTTCCCGACACGGAGGCTGAATTGCGCAAGCTGCCCGGCATCGGCCCCTATACGGCTGGGGCCATTGCGGCGATCGCCTTCGACCGGCAGGCCGCAGCCGTAGACGGCAATGTCGACCGTGTGTTTGCCCGCCTCATGGCGCTCAAGGGAGACTGGGCGGCGGAGAAGAAAGTGATTGCCGAGACCGTCCGGACGCTCGTGCCGGAGGACCGGCCGGGCGAGTTCGCCGAAGCGCTGATGGACCTTGGCGCGACGGTGTGCACGCCAACCCGCCCCAATTGCCTGATCTGTCCGCTGGCCGATCTCTGCGCCGCCCGCGCCGAGGGCGCGCCGGAGCGCTATCCGATCAAGCCGGCCAAGGCGGCAAAGCCGGTGCGCTACGGCACGGCCTACCTGCTGCAGGTGCGGGATGAAGTCCTGCTGGTCCGCCGCCCGGACAGGGGCCTGCTCGGCGGCATGCTGGCCCTGCCTACCGGCGACTGGGTCGAGGGCGGCTTCGCCGACACACCGCCGCCAGCCGCCGCAGACTGGGAGGAGATTGGCGAAGTGCGTCATGTGTTCACGCATTTTGCCCTGCGCTTTCGCGTGATGCGTGCCACGGCCGCCCGCAAACCGCGACTGCCTGGCGGCATCTGGACCAGAACGGCAGATGTCGACGGTCTGCCCAGCGTGTTCGCAAAAGCCTTCCGGCTCGCCACAGCATAAAATAGTTACCGCTAACACTGGACAAGCCGTCGGCCATCGGGAAAGCTTTGGCTCAAACAGACAAAAGGGGCGGAGCCGGACATGAAGCCGAAATGTATTCTGATTGCTGGCGCGGCGCTGGGGCTTGCCGTCGCGGGCGCGCAGGCCGACACGCCCAGACTGGCAGATGTGTTTGGTGACCATATGGTGCTGCAGCGGGATGTGCCGGCGCGCCTGTTTGGCACGGCAGACCCGGGCGCAGCCTTCATCGTGTCGCTGGACGGCGCGGACAGCCCGGTCCGGGCCGGGCATGACGGACGCTGGTGGGTGGAATTCCCGGCGCTGGCCATGGGCGAGGCGCACGAGATTTCCCTGTCCGTGGACGGAGAGATTGTCCAGTCCGTCGAGGATGTCCTGGCGGGCGATGTCTTTCTGTGCTCGGGACAGTCCAATATGGAATACCCGATGGCGCGCGTCACCTATGCCGAGCGCGAAGTGGCGGGCGCCGGCCATCCGCATCTGCGGCTGCTGCATGTCAACCGGTCCCTGTCGCTGACGCCCGAGTCGCGCCTGCCGGAAGGCAGTGCCTGGGCGGTGGCCACGCCGGATACGGCCGCCGGGTTCTCCGCCGTCTGCTATTATACCGGCCGGGCCCTCGCCGAGACACATGATGTGCCGGTCGGGCTGATTGCGTCCAGTTGGGGCGGGTCGCGGATCGAGTCGTGGATTGACGGGAAGGTGACCGGGGGCGCAGGCGATCATGCGGGCCAGATCGCCCTGCTGGACCTTTACCGCAATGACCCGGCGGCGGCGGCAGATGCCTATGCCGAAGGCTGGCAGGCAAGCTGGCGCGCCGACCCGGCCGGGGCGGGCGCAGCGGTCTGGGAGGCGCCCGAGGCAGGCGACTGGACACCGGTGCCGGGACCGTTGCGCGACTGGCGGCAATGGGGTGATCCGGCACTGACCGATCATCTGGGCATGGTGTGGCACAAGATCGGGTTCGACCTGACCGAGACACAGGCCCGGCAGGGCGCGCGGCTGCACATCGGCGCGGTCGACGATACAGACATGACCTGGCTGAATGGCACCGCCATCGGCACGACCTTCGACTGGGGCGGGCTGCGCGTCTATGACGTGCCGGCCGGCCTGTTGCGGCCCGGCCGCAACAGCGTGTTGGTCAATGCGCACAATGATTATGGCGAGGGCGGCATGAAGGGTCCTGACACGGAGCTGCGGCTGGAGCTGGCCGATGGCGGACAGGTCTCGCTGGCCGAAGGCTGGATGTATCGCAAGGTGCCTGCCGCCATGTCATCGCCCAAGCCTGCGCCCTGGTTCACCATCAAGGGCTATACGATGCTGCACAATGCCATGATCGCACCGCTGGACGGCCTGCGCCTGAAAGGGGCGGTCTGGTATCAGGGCGAGTCGAATGCCGGAGACGGCGTGGCATATGAATCCCTGTTGCGGCTGCTGGTGGAAGACTGGCGCGCCAAGTTCGGAGACGGCCTTCCGGTGGCGGTGGTGCAGCTGCCGCGCTATGGCGCGCTGCCCGTGGCGGCGGGCGAGCCGGGCTGGGGCGTGATCCGGGAATCCATGCGGCGCGTGGCTGCCGGCGATCCACAAATCGGCCTGGCAGTGACGATCGACCGGGGCGATCCGGCAGACATCCATCCGCCCAACAAGAAGGCCGTAGCCGAACGGGTCATCCGGGTCATGCG is a window from the Hyphomonas sp. genome containing:
- a CDS encoding thioredoxin domain-containing protein; this encodes MNFFSRRTALAAISALALAACGESGTDTAAASDVTVAASSELGHVKGNADAPVTLIEYASPTCPACKYWHDEISPVVQSDYIDTGKVKLIFREYPLHGPDVPAYLVAMCAGEDKYFDVLDELFEYQSGIIESAQNGVLKAMLQTIGQRHGIETEEQFDACMNNRGLREQMADIYQTAEAYGVTGTPTFVINGETQQFANMNSAEKVKAALDAALEAAGATADE
- a CDS encoding thioredoxin domain-containing protein — translated: MLKSLLTALVPAAILALPALADDLSIGHSKGSEDAPITLIEYGSVTCGGCKYFHDKIMPRVEQDYIETGKVRFIFREALRNDVDTALISMARCKGEDKFFAITDAIFERQPEIIKTAQAGTVLDTFLDIGAEFGIRTPAQFDACYENMNIRLDMIEVQETADLYELRGTPTLIVNGEEKYVDKDFESADAFAAYLDAQLAALSEMPADPAE
- a CDS encoding DUF721 domain-containing protein, yielding MVTRSSLDPIEEARARIRLRYQRATRAHPGMRQIGLSAERVGRKSGAKKLPPIQVLRQRWREIAGEQLYKYCRPERLSGGKDGRVLTLLVVPQAAPMVQHQSETLRQRVSVSAGGDITAIRIKQGALGAEPAKPMRRKARPLTPAERRELEASAANIADDKLRAAIVALGEAMLTADDAPPAAKSGTDGDLPF
- a CDS encoding A/G-specific adenine glycosylase; its protein translation is MAPAKHRDLMSLPGKLLPWFGRHARDLPWRTLPSDRAAGRRPDPYRVWLCEIMMQQTTIPHGTPYFHAFTQRWPTVESLAGARDEEVMSAWAGLGYYARARNLLKCAREVAARGGFPDTEAELRKLPGIGPYTAGAIAAIAFDRQAAAVDGNVDRVFARLMALKGDWAAEKKVIAETVRTLVPEDRPGEFAEALMDLGATVCTPTRPNCLICPLADLCAARAEGAPERYPIKPAKAAKPVRYGTAYLLQVRDEVLLVRRPDRGLLGGMLALPTGDWVEGGFADTPPPAAADWEEIGEVRHVFTHFALRFRVMRATAARKPRLPGGIWTRTADVDGLPSVFAKAFRLATA
- a CDS encoding sialate O-acetylesterase — protein: MKPKCILIAGAALGLAVAGAQADTPRLADVFGDHMVLQRDVPARLFGTADPGAAFIVSLDGADSPVRAGHDGRWWVEFPALAMGEAHEISLSVDGEIVQSVEDVLAGDVFLCSGQSNMEYPMARVTYAEREVAGAGHPHLRLLHVNRSLSLTPESRLPEGSAWAVATPDTAAGFSAVCYYTGRALAETHDVPVGLIASSWGGSRIESWIDGKVTGGAGDHAGQIALLDLYRNDPAAAADAYAEGWQASWRADPAGAGAAVWEAPEAGDWTPVPGPLRDWRQWGDPALTDHLGMVWHKIGFDLTETQARQGARLHIGAVDDTDMTWLNGTAIGTTFDWGGLRVYDVPAGLLRPGRNSVLVNAHNDYGEGGMKGPDTELRLELADGGQVSLAEGWMYRKVPAAMSSPKPAPWFTIKGYTMLHNAMIAPLDGLRLKGAVWYQGESNAGDGVAYESLLRLLVEDWRAKFGDGLPVAVVQLPRYGALPVAAGEPGWGVIRESMRRVAAGDPQIGLAVTIDRGDPADIHPPNKKAVAERVIRVMRVLAYDAPDAAASGPVARQAVQNGDAVRIQFDGLEEGLETVSAAMVMGLEACTGEICRFVPGRLDADAVIAETGPAPVDQIRYCQGDAPLCNLFDGNGLPAGPFWIPVD